The DNA region CCAATATACTTGGGGTTATCCGGATGAGTCGCATCGACAAAGATATTGCCGGGGTGCATGTCGGCATGAAAAAAATTATCGCGAAACACTTGCGTAAAAAATACCGAAACCCCTTTTTCAGCCAAACGCTGCATGTTGACGCCCGCTGCTCTGAGCTTTTCAATGTCACCGACCCCCAACCCATAAATTCGCTCGGACACCATGGCGCGCCGGTGACAGTAGTCCCAGTAAACTTTCGGGATATATAAATCTTCAGAATCGGCAAAGTTGCGGTGCAATTGGGCTTGGTTGGCCGCTTCCCTCCGCAAATCTAGCTCGTCTAGAATGGTGCGGCGGTAATCAGCCACCACTTCCGGCAAACGAAAACGCCGTATTTTTGGTAAGCGCCGATGCAAAAATTGCGACACACTTTTCATCAGCGCCACATCGAGCGCCACAATGCGTTCAATGCCCGGACGCAACCATTTGATCACCACCGCCTCACCGTTAGGCAATTTGGCAGCATGCACTTGTGCGACCGAAGCTGAAGCCAAAGGCGTCGTATCAAACTCGGCAAACAGCGCTTCAACCGGCTGCCCGAATATCTCGGCTAACGCACTTTTCGCATCCACACCATCCACCGGCGGCACTCGATCTTGCAACGCTTGCAACGGATTGGTGATTTCGTCAGGAAACAAGTCTTTGCGGGTTGAAATCAGCTGGCCAAATTTGACGAACACTGGACCAAGGTGAACAAGCGCATCGCGCAACCGTTCACCGTAATCGCCTGGCGGACGTCGCCAAAGCCATGGTTGCATCAAACGCAGACTCTTAAGCCACCAACGCAGAATTCCTTCGTCAACCACCTCGTCTAAACGATAACGAAGCAGCGTCGCCTGAATCTGATAAAGTCGCCAAAACTGCCGCCACCACTTCACGACAATTGCCTCTCTAACCTCGTCAAGCGAGCTTGCACACGCGCCACATCCGATGACAATGCCACTAGCGCCTGTTGGAAATCTTCGAAGGCGGCTCTTTCAGCCATCAACCCAAGCTGATGTCGCGCCACATCGACACACTGTGCCTTCTGCTGCGCGAAGGCTTGACGCACAAACGATTCTACGTTTTCGGCTATCTGAACAAGAGTGTCCGCCGCAGCGTCCCCTAGCCACGGCGCCAGTTGACTGCGCCAATCTGGCGACAACGCCATTAATGACGACATGAGGACTTGCGCTACCGAGGCATTTCCTTTTATCTGCAAGGCACCAACGGTCATGGGCGCGTCCGGCCCCTGAGTGCGGGCGGTGTGCAAAAACGCCTGCCAAGGGCCATGCACAAGCACATCTTCGTCATCGTCTGACGCACCGGGCCACACTTTTATCTGGCGCTCGAATGGCTGAATGATCCAATCGATGGGCAAGTCATCCACACGAATCCGTACGCGACAGCCAACGATGGGACGGATGCGTTCCGACCATGCGGGATCCGCCGTAACGAGGCTGGTGGCCAGGACTTCGAGCATTTGTGTTTGAATCGTTCGCAACATCCACATTCAGGCTTTCCACCCACGGTGAATGGCAACAATGCCCCCTGTCAAATTGTGGACATCGACCCGATCGAACCCAGCATCAAGCATCATCTGCCGCAGCGTTTCCTGATCCGGATGGACGCGTATCGATTCGGCAAGATAACGGTAACTTTCTGAGTCACCTGCCACCAACTGTCCCATGACCGGTAACGCATTGAAAGAGTACAGATCATACAACTTCGCCAAAAGTTCGGACTGTGGCTTGGAGAACTCTAGCACCAGCACTCGACCACCGGGTTTTGTCACCCGCAACATCGAGCGTAACGCCGCCATCTTGTCCGTGACGTTGCGCAATCCAAAAGCAATGGTCACGCAATCAAAACTGTCATCCGAAAACGGCAGGTTTTCCGCATCGGCCTGAACATATTCCACTCCGGAGACAATCCCTCGGTTGGTCAAACGCTCGCGACCCACTTCAAGCATGGAGGCGTTAATGTCCGCCAACACGACCTGCCCTTCTGCCCCCACAAGTCGCACAAATTGTGCCGTCAGGTCACCGGTCCCCCCGGCCAGATCAAGCACGCGTTGACCGGGACGCACCCCTGCTAACGCGACCGTGTATCGCTTCCAAAGCCGATGTATGCCAAACGACATCAGGTCATTCATAAGGTCGTATTTAGCCGCGACCGAATGAAAGACATTCGCGACTTTTTTCTTTTTTTCCGGCTTCGGGACCTTCTGGAAGCCAAAGTCGATCAGTTCTTGTTCATCATTGTTCATTGTGCTAATCCAGGCGAAGAATGGTGACATCATCTGGCTCTCGTTTCGCGCCCGCTTGTCTCAATTTCTCGAGATACTCCGTCCACTTTTGGGGTTGGCGCATTGCCAGCTCATAAAGATATCGCCAAGTATATAGGCCACTGTCGTGTCCGTCATCAAATACAAAACGAAGCGCATAATCGCCGACTGGCTCAATGCGTTGAATGCTGACAAATCGCTTGCCGGAAACGAGCTGGCCACCTTGCCCGCCATGACCGGTCACTTCCGCCGATGGTGAATAAACGCGCAAGTATTCGGCCGACAACTTAAAGCGCCGGCCATTTTCATACACCAGTTCTAGGCATCGCGATTTTTTATGCCAGAGAATCTGTACCGGTCGCATGGCCACTACAGAATGAAACGACTGAGATCTTCATCTTGTACCAGATCGCGGAGCTGCGCGTCCACATAGGCGGCATCAACGACCACTTCGTTCGTCTGCTCGCCGGCAGTGAAAGATGCTTCTTCGAGCAATCGCTCCATTAAGGTATGAAGCCGGCGCGCCCCGATATTTTCTGTCGTTTCATTGACCTGATAGGCAAGCTCAGCCAAGCGCCGAACACCATCATCGGTAAAGCGCAAATCGACGCCTTCGGTTTTGAGCAATGCGGCGTACTGTTTAGTCAAAGACGCATCCGGTTCTGTCAGAATTCGAACAAAATCTTCCACGCCAAGCGAACGTAGCTCAACGCGAATTGGCAACCGTCCTTGAAGCTCAGGTATCAAGTCTGATGGTTTGGCCAAATGAAAAGCGCCAGAACAAATGAACAAGATATGATCCGTGCGCACCATCCCATATTTAGTATTGACCGAACAGCCTTCCACCAAGGGCAACAAGTCCCGCTGCACACCTTCTCTGGACACATCGGCACCATGCTCGGAACGTTTTGCCACTTTGTCGATCTCGTCAATGAATACGATGCCGTTTTGCTCAACGGCATCAATGGCCTGTAATTTCAGCTCCTCTGGGTCAAGCCGCTTATCGGCCTCTTCCTCGACCAGAATACGCATCGCATCCTTGATCTTCAGTCGTCGTTGCTTGCGCGGAGCACTGGACATATTCTGGAACAAACCCTGCAGTTGCTGGGTCAGCTCCTCCATCCCCGGTGGCGCCATGATCTCAACCCCAAGTTGACTTGCGGCCACATCAATGTCAATTTCCTTCTCGTCCAATTGTCCTTCACGCAATTTTTTACGGAACACCTGGCGCGCGGCGGAATCCGCAGAAGCTTCTTCATCGAACGTGCGTGGAGGAGGCACCAAAGCATCCAAAATGCGTTCTTCCGCCGCTTCGACGGCTTGTTGACGCACCTTTTCCCGCGCTTTCTCACGCACCATTTTCATTGCCACATCGACGAGATCCCGGATGATTGAATCCACATCTCGCCCGACATAACCGACTTCCGTGAATTTAGTTGCTTCCACCTTAATAAAAGGCGCTTGCGCAAGGGCGGCGAGACGTCGTGCAATTTCTGTTTTGCCCACCCCCGTCGGACCAATCATCAAAATATTCTTGGGCGTAATCTCTTTGCGCAATTCCGGGGCCACCTGCATGCGGCGCCAACGATTTCGCAAGGCGATGGCTACCGCTCTCTTGGCTTCAGACTGGCCGATAATATGCTTGTCAAGTTCGTGAACGATCTCACGTGGGGTCATCTGGCTCATGATTCGGCTTCCAGAGTTTCAATGGTGAAATGATGGTTGGTATACACACAAATGTCTGCGGCAATGGATAATCCGGCACGCACGATGGCTTCTGCCGACAACTCGCTGTGCTCAAGCAATGCTCGCGCCGCTGCTTGGGCATAGGGGCCACCACTGCCAATCGCCATCAAGCCATCTTCAGGCTCCACCACGTCACCGTTGCCAGTAATGATAAAGGAGTGGTGTTTGTCGGCGACCGCGAGCAAGGCCTCCAGACGCCTTAACATTTTGTCGGTTCTCCAGTCCTTTGCCAACTCAACTGCAGCGCGCATTAACTTCCCTTGATGCAGTTCCAATTTGCTTTCAAAACGCTCGAAAAGGGTAAATGCATCCGCCGTACCACCCGCAAAACCAGCGATGACTTGATCGTGGTATAAGCGCCGGACCTTGCGCGCGTTTCCCTTCATTATGGTGTTGCCCATGGACACCTGACCGTCGCCACCAATGGCCACTTGACCATTGCGACGGACGGACAAAATTGTCGTTCCTCGAAATTGCTCCATGAAATTGCTCCGGAGTTTCTGGTTCATGGCTTAATGGGGACAGATACCGCCAACTTCAAGTCGATTGTGGCGAGATAACACGTTTTGTGGTGAAATGCCATTATATGCTTAAACCATTGTTACGGGACAAAAATGATAAAACGTCTAATTCTTTTCTCTGCCTTCGTCGGTCTTGTCGGCTGCCAACAACCATCCGAAGAAAACAGCGCCACCGCCAAAAGTCACGAAGCCACTGGCTATGACTGGCGCGATGACGCGGCTCGGGCCCGCGCCAATATTTATGCGGAAGTGACGTTGACCGCTGATTTATCTGGCTATTCCGATAATCAGAAGAAAATGCTGGCGAAATTAATTGATGCAGCACAAATCATGGACAAACTGTTTTGGCTGCAGGCTTTTGGCGAACCCCAGCCTTTTTTAAGCAAAATTAAGGACCCTGTCGCGCGCCGTTTCGCGGTGATTAATTACGGCCCTTGGGATCGGCTGGATGGTGACAAGCCGTTTTTGACAGGTTTTGGTGCCAAGCCCCTAGGTGCCAATTTTTATCCGGCAGACATGAGTAAAGAAGAGTTCGACCGTTGGCAACAGCCCGGTAAAGACGGCCTTTATTCGCTCGTGCGTCGTGACAAAGCAGGGAAGTTGACGCTCGTGCCCTATCATGTTGCCTATCACGATGCGCTAAGCCAGGCAGCTCAATTGCTCAACGAGGCCGCAGCATTGGCAGAAAACAAACATTTCGCCGAATACCTTCGACTGCGCGCAAAGGCGTTGTTGACCGATGAGTATTTCCCATCGGACATGGCTTGGATGGACATGAAGGACAACCCCATCGAACTGGTGATCGGTCCCATTGAAACTTATGAAGACCAATTGTTTGGCTATCGGGCCGCTTTTGAAGCGTACGTATTGCTGAAAGACAAGGAATGGAGCCAGAAACTGGCCCGCTTTGCACAGTATTTGCCACAGCTCCAGCAAGGACTGCCTGTTCCGGAGCAATACAAAGCGGAACAACCCGGCAGCGACAGTGACCTGAATGCCTATGATGTGATCTATTACGCGGGACATTCGAACGCTGGCTCAAAAACCATCGCCATCAATCTGCCAAATGACGAGCGTGTTCAGCTCAAAAAAGGCACGCGGCGCTTACAGCTTAAAAACGCGATGAAGGCCAAGTTTGATCACATTTTAGTCCCTATTGCCAATGTGCTCATCGATCCAGCGCAACGCAAGCACATCAAGTTTCACGCTTTCTTCGCCAACACAATGTTTCATGAAGTCGCACACGGCCTAGGGATTAAAAATACGATTAATGGACGAGGCACCGTTCGACATGCATTGAAAGAAACCGCTTCGGCCCTTGAAGAAGGCAAGGCAGACATTCTTGGCTTATATATGATCACCAAGCTACATGAACAGGGTGTGCTCAATGAAGGCGAACTGATGGATTATTACACCACGTTTTTGGCTGGAATTTTCCGTTCCGTTCGCTTTGGCGCCTCAAGCGCCCACGGACGAGCCAACATGCTTCGGTTCAACTATTTCCGCCAAATGGGCGCATTCAGCCGTGACGAAAACACCGGCACATACCGTGTCAATTTTGACAACTTCCAAAAAGCCATGACCGCCTTGTCGCATGACATCCTGACTATTCAGGGTGATGGTGACTACCAGCGCGCCAAAAAATGGCTCGACGACATGGGCATCATTGATGCCTCATTGCAAAAAGATTTGGACCGTCTCAAGACCGCCAATATCCCGGTAGATGTCGTGTTCAAACAAGGAAAAAAGGTCCTTGGCTTAACCCCCTAATTCGACCCGTGGAGGCCTATGTCACGTTATTGGCAGCTTGTCGTCATTTATCTTTATGCCGCCATCGCTGTGTCGGCCAGCGCCGATATGCTCTATTTCCGGATGCGGCATTTTGGTACGTCGCAAGGTTTGCCACACTCCACCGTGGTGGCCCTTGAAGAGGACCACCTGGGGTTTCTCTGGATCGGCACCCCGAATGGCCTTGCCCGATTTGACGGGACACGCCTCCACAGCTATCTGCCACAAAAGCATTCTCAACTTCCGCATCCCCGCATTACGGCGCTGCTCTCCGATTCGCAGCAGCGTCTTTGGGTTGGCACTCGTGATGGCATCGCGCAGTATGATTACGTGACGGACAGCTTTCGTCGCGTACAAGTCGATGACATCACGTCCAGCCAACCGTTGTCGGTATACCGACTGCTTGAGGATTCCGATAACCAAATTATCGCCGCCACGAATCAAGGACTTTTCGTCTATTCAGCCGACGCAGATGCGTTTCACCGTCATCCTGTGTCACATCCTTGGTTAACCCACCCCATTCGCAGTGCACTGGCTGCACCGAACGGCAGTCTCTTGTTGGGTGTGCCGGGCAAAGGCCTCGTCCAGATTCAATCCAACCAAGCCAAGATTCTGGTGTCCGAAAACACGACAACTTTGCCCGAAATACGCGCGCTGGCCGTCACTGACGACCGAACCATCTGGATCGGCACACGAGACGGCCTGTTTCGACTGCCTCGTGATGGACAGCTCTCTCGAGTGATGCTCACGCAAAGCGAACACCCGCTGATCACACAACTGCTGGTAGATTCATTCGGCCGGCTTTGGGTGGGCAGTTATGTTCAAGGGGGATGGCTCATTGAGGCCAATGGTCGACAGCATCATTTGTTTCCCTCTCCACTGTTTCATCAATCACTCCGCGACAAACAAATTTTTGCGCTCACCCAGACATCCGATGGTGGCCTATGGTTTGGCACTTATGCCGGCCTATTTTATCTGCCAACGGAAGCCAAAGACATGCCGTACCGACTCTTATCAAAACCAAAGGACCTGGTTGAAAAGGCACAATGGGTTTCTTGGATCGAAGTCGATCGCGAAGATTTGTGGGTGACCCAATTGCGTAAGGGCCTTTGGCGAATTAAACGGGACACTGGCGAAAAAACGTTTGTGCCCACGCCACATGCCCTACCTTACGTCATTCACAAGGCACCACAGGGGGGACTTTGGGTTGGTTTTGATGGCGGTGGCCTGTACCACTATTCACCGTTGGCCAATCGGTTTACCAAATTTGGTCAAGAGAAGGGACTTGAAGCGAAGTGGGTCACCCGTATTTTTGTTGATCAGTCTGGCATTTCATGGATTGGCACAAACAATGGCCTATATCGTTATGATCGAGAGATGGGACGTTTTCAACAAGTTTCGTTGTTGTCCGACACCAAAGAACGCCCATTTATTCTGGCCATCAATGCCGATGATTCAAACCATCTTTGGGTTGGCACGACTGTTCATGGGCTATTCCGCCTCGACTTAGCCACCGGCCAAATTTTGAATTTTCGTCATCAAACTGATGACGAGAAAAGTTTGCTGCATAACCTCATCTATGACATTCATATCGACGGTGACTCAATTTTTATTGCCTCGCGCGCCGGCTTGTCTAAATTAAATGTGCGGGACTTTTCTTTGCAACACCTCACCCGAGAGAATGGTTTGCCGGATGCCACTGTCTTTGCCATCCGTGGCCGAGCAGACAAACTCATGTGGATTGGCACAGAGCAAGGCATTGCTTTGGTGGATCAAAGCCTGAATATTCTTAAAGTATTGAATACGGCGAAC from Gammaproteobacteria bacterium includes:
- a CDS encoding ubiquinone biosynthesis regulatory protein kinase UbiB, giving the protein MQPWLWRRPPGDYGERLRDALVHLGPVFVKFGQLISTRKDLFPDEITNPLQALQDRVPPVDGVDAKSALAEIFGQPVEALFAEFDTTPLASASVAQVHAAKLPNGEAVVIKWLRPGIERIVALDVALMKSVSQFLHRRLPKIRRFRLPEVVADYRRTILDELDLRREAANQAQLHRNFADSEDLYIPKVYWDYCHRRAMVSERIYGLGVGDIEKLRAAGVNMQRLAEKGVSVFFTQVFRDNFFHADMHPGNIFVDATHPDNPKYIG
- the ubiE gene encoding bifunctional demethylmenaquinone methyltransferase/2-methoxy-6-polyprenyl-1,4-benzoquinol methylase UbiE, with translation MNNDEQELIDFGFQKVPKPEKKKKVANVFHSVAAKYDLMNDLMSFGIHRLWKRYTVALAGVRPGQRVLDLAGGTGDLTAQFVRLVGAEGQVVLADINASMLEVGRERLTNRGIVSGVEYVQADAENLPFSDDSFDCVTIAFGLRNVTDKMAALRSMLRVTKPGGRVLVLEFSKPQSELLAKLYDLYSFNALPVMGQLVAGDSESYRYLAESIRVHPDQETLRQMMLDAGFDRVDVHNLTGGIVAIHRGWKA
- a CDS encoding DUF971 domain-containing protein, producing the protein MRPVQILWHKKSRCLELVYENGRRFKLSAEYLRVYSPSAEVTGHGGQGGQLVSGKRFVSIQRIEPVGDYALRFVFDDGHDSGLYTWRYLYELAMRQPQKWTEYLEKLRQAGAKREPDDVTILRLD
- the hslU gene encoding ATP-dependent protease ATPase subunit HslU, producing the protein MSQMTPREIVHELDKHIIGQSEAKRAVAIALRNRWRRMQVAPELRKEITPKNILMIGPTGVGKTEIARRLAALAQAPFIKVEATKFTEVGYVGRDVDSIIRDLVDVAMKMVREKAREKVRQQAVEAAEERILDALVPPPRTFDEEASADSAARQVFRKKLREGQLDEKEIDIDVAASQLGVEIMAPPGMEELTQQLQGLFQNMSSAPRKQRRLKIKDAMRILVEEEADKRLDPEELKLQAIDAVEQNGIVFIDEIDKVAKRSEHGADVSREGVQRDLLPLVEGCSVNTKYGMVRTDHILFICSGAFHLAKPSDLIPELQGRLPIRVELRSLGVEDFVRILTEPDASLTKQYAALLKTEGVDLRFTDDGVRRLAELAYQVNETTENIGARRLHTLMERLLEEASFTAGEQTNEVVVDAAYVDAQLRDLVQDEDLSRFIL
- the hslV gene encoding ATP-dependent protease subunit HslV, encoding MEQFRGTTILSVRRNGQVAIGGDGQVSMGNTIMKGNARKVRRLYHDQVIAGFAGGTADAFTLFERFESKLELHQGKLMRAAVELAKDWRTDKMLRRLEALLAVADKHHSFIITGNGDVVEPEDGLMAIGSGGPYAQAAARALLEHSELSAEAIVRAGLSIAADICVYTNHHFTIETLEAES
- a CDS encoding Zn-dependent hydrolase; amino-acid sequence: MIKRLILFSAFVGLVGCQQPSEENSATAKSHEATGYDWRDDAARARANIYAEVTLTADLSGYSDNQKKMLAKLIDAAQIMDKLFWLQAFGEPQPFLSKIKDPVARRFAVINYGPWDRLDGDKPFLTGFGAKPLGANFYPADMSKEEFDRWQQPGKDGLYSLVRRDKAGKLTLVPYHVAYHDALSQAAQLLNEAAALAENKHFAEYLRLRAKALLTDEYFPSDMAWMDMKDNPIELVIGPIETYEDQLFGYRAAFEAYVLLKDKEWSQKLARFAQYLPQLQQGLPVPEQYKAEQPGSDSDLNAYDVIYYAGHSNAGSKTIAINLPNDERVQLKKGTRRLQLKNAMKAKFDHILVPIANVLIDPAQRKHIKFHAFFANTMFHEVAHGLGIKNTINGRGTVRHALKETASALEEGKADILGLYMITKLHEQGVLNEGELMDYYTTFLAGIFRSVRFGASSAHGRANMLRFNYFRQMGAFSRDENTGTYRVNFDNFQKAMTALSHDILTIQGDGDYQRAKKWLDDMGIIDASLQKDLDRLKTANIPVDVVFKQGKKVLGLTP